One genomic region from Sciurus carolinensis chromosome 2, mSciCar1.2, whole genome shotgun sequence encodes:
- the Papln gene encoding papilin isoform X4, which translates to MRLLLLVPLLLVPAPGSSAPKVRRQSDTWGPWGQWSPCSRTCGGGISFRERPCYSQRRDGGSSCVGPARSHRTCSTESCPDGARDFRAQQCAEFDGTEFQGRRYQWLPYYGAPNKCELNCIPKGENFYYKHRDAVADGTPCEPGKRDVCVDGRCRAVGCDHKLDSSKQEDKCLQCGGDGTSCYPVTGTFNANDLSRGYNQIFIVPMGATSIRIEEAAASRNFLAVKNIRGEYYLNGHWTIEAAQALPVASTILQYERGAEGDLAPERLQARGPTSEPLVIELLSQEPNPGVHFEYHLPLGSPHPGVFSWSHGSWSDCSAPCGGGHQSRLVFCTIDNEAYPDHLCQRQPRPADRRPCNPQPCPQTKRWTAGPWAPCSASCGGGSQSRSVYCVLSDGAGGQEAAEEAACAGLPGKPATTQACNLQRCAAWSVEPWGECSVTCGVGIQRRSVTCRGDEGSLLHASACSLEDQPPLTEPCVREACPLLSDQAWHVGAWGLCSKSCSSGTRRRQVVCAIGPPSHCRNLQQPKPMEVELCNRQPCHLPQEVPSVQNLHAGPRDPWMPLGPPEASDSRDQRWAAQVQPWAQSNPRRNQGLHLSALGPVLSPQQSPHWLPPSSGSGTSDCRHSPHGCCPDGHTASLGPQWQGCPGTGASCQQSRYGCCPDGVSVAEGPQQAGCTRSGSRPGSQAVPSKVPEAHRPQAQQNEPSECRGSQFGCCYDNVASATGPLGEGCVGQPSYAYPVQCLLPSAHGSCADWAARWYFIASVGQCNRFWYGGCHGNANNFASEQECISNCRGPQRGPHHPEPGVSGPSTHTGGHSSSSRDPQDPGRHTTGATAPRPPLSSGGLWRGEQELGRGEATFGEQAGGQELGPRTPGLGGNARQQVPPSHSSSYRISLTGSQPFLVKAALGQMVQLFCPSDTSLEPQAGWQKDGHLLSSDRHQLQSDGSLVISSLQAEDAGIYSCGSNTLGHDSQKIQLHITGDDMVVLSETELRHFPQTRNPVLGHSSQDFSLRGDSGGLAAVSSSHPRPATRLRLDRTQPGVVDTSPGQRIRLPCRAEGFPPPTIEWQRDGQPLSSPRHQLQPDGSLVISGVAMEDGGFYTCVAFNGQDRDQHWVQLRVLGELTITGLPPTVTVPEGDTARLLCVVAGESVNIRWSRNGLPVQADGHRIHQSSDGTLLIHNLRARDEGSYTCSAYRGSQAVSRSTEVKVAPAALTAQPRDPSRECIDQPELANCELILQAQLCGNEYYSSFCCASCSRSQPHTQPIWQQG; encoded by the exons CCCCAAACAAGTGTGAGCTGAACTGCATTCCCAAGGGGGAGAACTTCTACTACAAGCACAGGGATGCTGTGGCGGACGGGACACCCTGTGAGCCTGGCAAACGGGATGTCTGTGTGGATGGCCGCTGTCGG GCTGTCGGCTGTGACCACAAGCTAGACTCATCCAAGCAGGAGGACAAATGTCTGCAGTGTGGGGGGGATGGCACCAGCTGCTACCCCGTCACGGGCACCTTCAATGCCAATGACCTCAGCAGAG GCTACAACCAGATCTTCATCGTTCCCATGGGCGCCACCAGCATCCGCATCGAGGAGGCTGCTGCTAGCAGAAATTTCCTGG CGGTGAAGAACATCCGTGGCGAGTACTATCTCAATGGGCACTGGACCATCGAGGCCGCCCAGGCCCTGCCAGTGGCCAGCACCATCCTGCAGTACGAGCGGGGCGCCGAGGGGGACCTGGCGCCTGAGCGGCTCCAGGCCCGGGgccccacctcagagcccctggTCATTGAG CTCCTCAGCCAGGAGCCTAACCCCGGTGTGCACTTCGAGTACCACCTGCCCCTGGGCAGCCCTCACCCGGGCGTCTTCAGCTGGAGCCACGGCTCATGGAGCGACTGCAGTGCCCCGTGTGGTGGCG GTCACCAGTCCCGCCTGGTGTTCTGCACCATCGACAATGAGGCCTACCCCGACCACCTGTGCCAGCGCCAGCCTCGGCCAGCTGACCGCCGCCCCTGCAACCCTCAGCCTTGCCCGCAGACCAAGCG CTGGACGGCAGGGCCATGGGcgccctgctcagcctcctgtggAGGTGGCTCCCAGTCCCGCTCTGTCTACTGTGTCTTGTCTGATGGGGCTGGTGGCCAGGAGGCAGCCGAGGAGGCTGCGTGCGCAGGCCTGCCTGGGAAGCCCGCGACCACACAGGCCTGCAACCTGCAGCGCTGCGCAGCCTGGAGCGTGGAGCCCTGGGGAGAG TGCTCTGTCACCTGTGGTGTTGGCATCCAGAGGCGGAGTGTTACTTGCCGGGGTGATGAGGGGTCTCTGCTCCATGCCTCCGCCTGCTCCTTGGAGGACCAACCACCCCTCACTGAGCCCTGTGTGCGTGAAGCCTGTCCCCTCCTCAGTGACCAGGCCTGGCACGTTGGTGCCTGGGGTCTC TGCTCCAAGAGCTGCAGCTCTGGGACTCGGAGGCGACAGGTGGTGTGTGCCATTGGGCCGCCCAGCCACTGTAGGAACCTGCAGCAGCCGAAGCCCATGGAGGTGGAGCTCTGTAACCGGCAGCCCTGCCATCTTCCTCAGG AGGTTCCCAGTGTACAGAACTTGCATGCCGGTCCCAGGGATCCCTGGATGCCTTTGGGTCCTCCGGAAGCCTCAG aCTCTAGAGACCAGCGTTGGGCTGCACAGGTGcaaccctgggcccagagcaacccCAGAAGGAACCAGGGCCTCCACCTATCAGCCCTGGGCCCCGTCCTCTCTCCGCAGCAGTCCCCACACTGGCTGCCCCCAAGTTCTGGCTCAGGGACTAGTGACTGCAGGCACAGTCCCCATGGGTGCTGCCCAGATGGCCACACAGCGTCTCTTGGGCCACAGTGGCAAGGCTGTCCAGGGACTGGGGCCTCATGTCAGCAGAGCAG GTATGGGTGCTGTCCCGATGGGGTGTCTGTGGCTGAGGGGCCCCAGCAGGCTGGCTGCACAAGATCTGGGAGCAGACCAGGGTCCCAGGCAGTGCCTTCCAAG GTTCCTGAGGCCCACAGGCCCCAGGCCCAGCAGAATGAGCCCAGTGAGTGCCGGGGCTCCCAGTTTGGCTGTTGCTATGACAATGTGGCCTCTGCAACTGGCCCCCTTGGGGAGGGCTGCGTGGGCCAGCCCAGCTATG CCTACCCTGTGCAGTGCCTGCTGCCCAGTGCCCACGGCTCCTGTGCAGACTGGGCTGCCCGCTGGTACTTCATTGCATCTGTGGGTCAGTGTAACCGCTTCTGGTATGGTGGCTGTCATGGCAATGCCAATAACTTTGCATCGGAGCAGGAGTGCATCAGTAACTGTCGGGGGCCCCAACGTGGACCCCACCATCCTGAGCCTGGGGTCTCTGGCCCGAGCACACACACAGGTGGCCATAGCAGCAGTTCTAGAGACCCACAGGATCCTGGTCGGCACACGACAGGAGCTACTGCTCCAAGACCGCCCTTGTCTTCTGGTGGCCTCTGGCGGGGAGAACAAGAGCTTGGACGTGGGGAGGCCACCTTTGGAGAACAAGCTGGGGGCCAGGAGCTTGGTCCCAGGACCCCTGGACTGGGTGGGAATGCCAGACAGCAAGTGCCACCCTCCCACAGTTCCTCCTACAG GATTAGCTTGACAGGTTCGCAGCCCTTCCTGGTGAAGGCAGCCCTGGGGCAGATGGTGCAGCTCTTCTGTCCCAGTGACACCTCCTTGGAACCACAGGCTGGGTGGCAGAAAGATGGCCATCTTCTCTCCTCTGACag GCACCAGTTGCAGTCTGATGGCTCCCTGGTCATCAGCTCCCTGCAGGCGGAGGATGCTGGCATCTATAGCTGTGGCAGCAACACACTAGGCCATGACTCCCAGAAGATCCAGCTTCATATCACAG GCGATGACATGGTGGTGCTGTCTGAGACTGAGCTGAGGCACTTTCCTCAGACCAGGAACCCAGTCCTGGGCCATAGTTCTCAGGACTTCAGCCTAAGGGGGGATTCTGGGGGTCTGGCGGCTGTCTCCTCCTCACACCCACGGCCTGCAACCAG GCTGCGTCTGGACCGGACACAGCCTGGGGTGGTGGACACCAGTCCAGGTCAGCGAATCCGGTTGCCCTGCCGGGCTGAAGGCTTCCCTCCCCCGACCATCGAGTGGCAGAGAGATGGGcagcccctctcctctcccag ACACCAGCTACAGCCTGATGGTTCGCTGGTCATCAGTGGAGTGGCAATGGAAGATGGTGGCTTCTACACCTGTGTTGCTTTTAATGGGCAGGACCGGGACCAGCACTGGGTCCAGCTTAGAGTTCTGG GGGAACTGACAATCACAGGGTTGCCTCCTACTGTGACAGTACCAGAGGGAGACACAGCCAGGCTACTGTGTGTGGTGGCAGGAGAGAGCGTGAACATCAGATGGTCCAG GAATGGGCTGCCAGTGCAGGCTGATGGCCACCGTATACACCAGTCCTCAGATGGCACACTACTGATCCACAACTTGCGGGCCAGGGATGAGGGCTCTTACACATGCAGTGCCTACCGTGGAAGCCAGGCAGTCAGCCGTAGCACAGAGGTGAAGGTGGCCCCAGCGG CACTGACCGCACAGCCCAGAGACCCCAGCAGGGAATGCATCGACCAGCCAGAGCTGGCCAACTGTGAATTGATCCTGCAGGCCCAGCTCTGTGGCAATGAGTATTACTCCAGCTTCTGCTGTGCCAGCTGTTCCCGTTCCCAGCCACACACTCAACCCATCTGGCAGCAGGGGTGA